The Halomicronema hongdechloris C2206 genome includes a window with the following:
- a CDS encoding eCIS core domain-containing protein, which yields MAHALAKLSNTKDSAQGHQKPALKARQVSSPSTGLPLIQPKVGCACGGGCPRCQAKNTIQTKLQISDPGDQYEREADQIAQQVLHSESEKSPQNSQEPPQFHSEKLPPEGIQTAYRQAMEEEEDEDIQLKQREINAPTASTNLAASVTAQSGRPLSPAERAYFEPRFGQNFSSVRIHDESHAHAAAKAIHARAFTLGSHIAFGSSEYRPESFDSRLLLAHELVHTLQQRSGIQPQLIQRRQIQVRGRTFEVGDAKVANRDAERDILGQGVLFPGSDQRHILVSGDDRLGYEVSHTDPEDPFRWSKFKDIVDNGKIDIKAVSLADTFPTLIVQNRQSRQQDISLISLGGSGITLVRESLLRQISPNEPTITASNDPNRDKIFYVPRGSGRGALSSNSLAHELFGHYWLALQGVPFLHPPSRQDLLRQIQQGRNISGEAFRNAVGRHQRLGVLTEAHGIRGPFGHVFEGTVRDYIDRLVGSETGRVESPTRRVSNEHLMAELQALYDELQNPGGLVLQAGGRGVISADVARHWSFVANSYEVLRHIPAGPPGSSFSAGMLSEGVRDLIVEWYRDILSEDQQRAFRNILGAAGSRFRSGMPPNLARDVLAEINRRER from the coding sequence ATGGCCCATGCATTGGCGAAGCTATCAAACACGAAAGACTCGGCTCAAGGGCATCAGAAGCCAGCGCTAAAGGCCCGACAGGTCTCCTCCCCATCCACGGGTCTGCCCTTAATACAACCCAAAGTGGGGTGTGCTTGCGGCGGCGGCTGTCCTCGCTGTCAAGCAAAGAATACTATACAAACCAAACTTCAAATCAGCGACCCTGGGGATCAATACGAACGCGAAGCCGATCAAATTGCTCAGCAAGTGCTCCATAGCGAGTCTGAGAAATCTCCACAGAATTCTCAAGAACCTCCTCAATTTCATTCTGAAAAGTTGCCACCTGAAGGAATACAAACAGCATATCGACAGGCTATGGAAGAGGAAGAAGATGAGGATATCCAACTTAAGCAACGAGAGATAAATGCACCAACAGCTAGTACAAATCTTGCTGCATCTGTAACCGCTCAGAGTGGTCGACCATTATCGCCTGCTGAACGGGCATATTTTGAGCCGCGATTTGGGCAAAATTTCTCGAGTGTGCGTATTCATGACGAATCCCATGCCCACGCTGCGGCTAAGGCGATTCATGCCCGGGCTTTTACGTTAGGTAGCCACATTGCTTTTGGCTCAAGTGAATACCGACCAGAGAGCTTTGATAGTCGTCTACTCCTAGCCCATGAACTAGTTCATACACTACAGCAACGTTCTGGTATCCAACCTCAGTTGATTCAGCGACGACAAATCCAGGTTAGGGGACGTACCTTTGAAGTAGGGGATGCAAAAGTTGCTAATCGAGATGCTGAGAGAGATATTCTGGGGCAAGGCGTACTGTTCCCTGGATCGGATCAGAGACACATTCTCGTAAGTGGTGATGATCGATTAGGGTATGAAGTCTCGCACACCGATCCGGAAGATCCGTTCCGCTGGTCTAAATTCAAAGATATTGTTGATAATGGCAAAATCGATATCAAGGCAGTATCTTTGGCAGATACCTTTCCTACCTTGATAGTCCAAAATAGACAATCACGACAGCAAGACATTTCTCTGATTTCCCTAGGGGGCAGTGGTATCACCTTAGTACGTGAGTCTTTACTCCGACAAATTTCGCCGAATGAACCGACTATCACAGCGAGTAATGACCCCAATCGCGACAAAATTTTCTACGTGCCTCGGGGATCTGGGCGAGGTGCACTGTCCAGTAATTCTCTGGCCCATGAGTTATTTGGTCACTATTGGCTCGCACTGCAGGGAGTTCCTTTCTTGCATCCACCCTCACGGCAGGATCTGCTGAGGCAAATACAACAGGGTAGAAACATTTCAGGCGAGGCATTCCGCAATGCGGTTGGCAGGCATCAGCGCCTAGGCGTATTAACTGAAGCTCATGGAATTCGAGGTCCCTTTGGTCATGTCTTTGAGGGGACAGTACGTGACTACATCGATCGGCTGGTAGGGTCAGAAACAGGACGGGTTGAATCTCCGACTCGTCGAGTGAGCAACGAGCACTTGATGGCCGAACTGCAAGCACTCTACGACGAGTTGCAAAATCCCGGGGGGTTGGTTCTACAGGCTGGTGGTCGCGGTGTAATATCGGCTGACGTGGCAAGACACTGGAGCTTTGTCGCCAATAGTTATGAGGTTCTAAGGCATATACCCGCTGGACCTCCCGGGAGTAGTTTCAGCGCGGGTATGCTTTCTGAGGGAGTTCGCGACCTAATTGTAGAGTGGTATCGGGACATACTTTCTGAGGACCAACAGCGCGCTTTTAGGAATATTTTGGGGGCCGCCGGCTCTCGCTTCCGAAGTGGCATGCCTCCCAACTTAGCTCGCGATGTTCTTGCCGAAATTAATCGACGTGAAAGGTGA
- a CDS encoding ABC transporter ATP-binding protein, producing MSPLTQPPPTPATPLLQVRDLCKTFPVGKQTHLRAVDHVSFDIQPGESLGLVGESGCGKSTLIRLITRLLDVTAGEIRFEDIILSTVAVRQFPQSAYRAGIQLVFQDPTDSLNPRFTAYDTITEPIRRLGHQQDKGQLQQRAAELADLVGLPQELLSRFPHQLSGGQKARVGIARAIALNPKLLVLDEPTSALDVSVQAVILHLLADLKRRLGMSYLFVSHDLNVVRLLCDRILVMYLGKIIEAGPVEAVFDHPRHPYTEALISAIPSFEAKPHPIPLTGEPRSPINPDPSVCRLYGRCPKGEDRCQQEMPVLQALDPNHWAACHFPNHE from the coding sequence ATGTCCCCACTCACCCAACCCCCGCCAACCCCCGCGACTCCCCTGTTACAGGTGCGCGATCTCTGCAAAACCTTCCCCGTGGGCAAGCAGACCCATCTCCGTGCAGTGGATCACGTGTCCTTCGACATTCAACCAGGAGAAAGCCTGGGGCTGGTGGGAGAGTCGGGCTGTGGCAAGTCCACGTTGATTCGCCTGATTACCCGCCTGCTGGATGTCACGGCCGGGGAAATCCGATTCGAGGACATCATCCTCAGCACGGTGGCGGTGCGGCAGTTTCCTCAGAGCGCTTACCGGGCCGGGATTCAGTTGGTGTTCCAAGACCCCACCGACAGCCTCAATCCTCGCTTTACCGCCTATGACACCATCACAGAACCGATTCGGCGGCTGGGCCACCAGCAGGACAAGGGGCAATTGCAGCAGCGGGCAGCCGAATTGGCAGACCTGGTAGGCCTGCCCCAGGAGTTATTGAGCCGCTTTCCCCACCAACTCTCAGGGGGGCAGAAGGCACGGGTGGGCATCGCTCGCGCCATTGCCCTCAATCCCAAGCTGCTGGTGCTGGATGAGCCAACGTCGGCACTGGATGTCTCGGTGCAGGCGGTGATTCTACATCTGCTGGCGGACCTGAAGCGGCGGCTGGGCATGAGCTATCTATTCGTCTCCCATGATTTGAATGTGGTGCGGTTGTTGTGCGATCGCATCCTGGTTATGTACCTGGGCAAAATCATTGAAGCTGGTCCGGTGGAAGCCGTGTTCGATCACCCTCGCCACCCCTACACCGAGGCCCTGATTTCCGCCATCCCCAGCTTCGAAGCTAAACCCCACCCGATTCCCCTAACCGGTGAACCCCGCAGCCCGATTAACCCCGACCCCAGCGTATGCCGCCTCTATGGCCGCTGCCCCAAAGGTGAAGACCGCTGTCAGCAAGAGATGCCAGTGCTGCAAGCGCTAGATCCCAACCACTGGGCCGCCTGCCACTTCCCCAATCACGAATAA
- a CDS encoding alpha/beta hydrolase yields the protein MAHYLGPLMLLVASLGSLFLSFWIVIPAPTARLLPLSVGAPEISPWLLAIQGLILSITLWIGRWGSGLGWPQRLTLLASLIGLSLSLLPLAQLPSTHQQVTLAMQTALGQDYLARIPADLQQRFRPRPLIWVDAFRGIAPSSVAVQQDIVFAQPDGVPLTLTVYGPSLPGSHPTLVAVYGGAWRSGSPNDYESLGRYLAAQGYTVVALDYRHAPRYRFPSQLQDVQTALAYIRDHAADLAIDLTRVAIMGRSAGAQLAAIATYNTSPLPLRAVIDYYGPVDLRAGYERPPIPDPIDTRAVLEDFLGGTPQQVPHLYHQASPIHYVRPELPPTLLVYAGRDHIVQPSYGQDLYQKLKATGNRVVWLSIPWADHAFDTVFHGVSNQLALYHTERFLAWALAAEPPCP from the coding sequence ATGGCACATTATCTAGGACCCTTAATGCTGTTGGTGGCGAGTTTAGGCAGCCTCTTCCTCAGCTTTTGGATCGTGATCCCGGCTCCAACGGCGAGGCTATTGCCCCTGAGTGTAGGCGCCCCGGAAATTAGCCCCTGGCTGCTCGCCATCCAAGGCCTCATCCTGTCCATCACCCTTTGGATTGGCCGCTGGGGTAGTGGGCTAGGTTGGCCGCAGCGCCTGACCTTACTCGCTAGCCTCATTGGCCTCAGTCTCAGTCTACTGCCGCTGGCCCAACTACCCAGCACTCACCAACAAGTAACGCTGGCCATGCAAACAGCTCTAGGCCAGGATTATTTAGCCAGGATTCCAGCTGACCTGCAACAGCGATTTCGGCCCCGCCCGCTAATATGGGTAGACGCGTTTCGGGGGATTGCACCCTCCTCGGTGGCGGTGCAGCAGGATATTGTCTTCGCCCAACCGGATGGCGTGCCTCTAACTCTGACAGTCTATGGCCCATCTCTACCGGGGTCCCATCCCACTCTAGTAGCGGTATATGGTGGTGCCTGGCGCAGTGGTAGCCCCAACGACTACGAATCCCTCGGCCGTTACCTGGCGGCCCAAGGCTATACCGTGGTAGCCCTCGATTATCGCCATGCCCCTCGCTACCGTTTCCCGAGCCAGCTCCAGGATGTGCAGACGGCCTTGGCCTACATTCGAGACCACGCTGCTGACCTGGCCATAGATCTCACTCGCGTTGCCATCATGGGCCGATCGGCTGGGGCCCAGCTAGCTGCGATCGCAACCTACAACACCAGTCCCTTGCCCCTAAGGGCTGTGATCGACTACTACGGTCCCGTTGACCTGCGAGCAGGCTATGAACGTCCCCCCATTCCCGATCCCATCGATACTCGAGCCGTATTAGAAGATTTCCTGGGGGGCACTCCCCAGCAGGTCCCCCATCTCTACCATCAGGCCTCTCCCATCCACTACGTGCGCCCAGAATTACCTCCCACCCTATTGGTCTATGCCGGCCGTGACCATATCGTCCAACCTAGCTATGGGCAAGACCTCTACCAAAAACTTAAAGCCACTGGCAATCGGGTAGTCTGGCTATCTATCCCCTGGGCTGACCACGCTTTCGATACCGTATTCCATGGAGTCAGCAATCAACTGGCCCTTTATCACACGGAGCGATTTCTAGCCTGGGCCCTGGCTGCAGAACCGCCTTGTCCATAG
- a CDS encoding zinc-dependent alcohol dehydrogenase family protein: MYRVVVNAFGGPEQLSIIEAPDPSPGEGDVVVRLTSIGMNHADLMARRGDYKLSSGSPPFTPGLEGGGIITAVGPNVTDRQTGQRVVLSLDAPTSKGRGQGTYQSHYVVAASKTLPAPEALPDQILGALWLPYLTAWGCLIWKQNLQPGQRVLISAASSSVAIAAAQIAKHYGSLAVGTTTQAQKVAKLEAMPEACYDHLIATSQDNWYRQAKQLTGGKGFDVIFDPVAAGDFLNQEIRLLAEYGALWIYGLLGRPGTVDITPIIRKRASIRGWLLNELIGSGVEAGAYRHVLERVADGSYRLPVAATFPLKDVRQAHEFMEQGQHIGKLILVS; this comes from the coding sequence ATGTATCGGGTTGTCGTCAACGCCTTCGGAGGACCGGAGCAGCTCTCCATTATCGAAGCGCCAGATCCCTCACCAGGTGAGGGAGACGTGGTGGTGCGCCTCACCAGCATTGGCATGAACCACGCCGACCTCATGGCCCGTCGGGGAGACTATAAACTCAGTTCCGGCAGTCCCCCCTTCACACCAGGGCTAGAAGGGGGCGGTATCATCACCGCCGTCGGGCCCAACGTGACTGACCGACAAACCGGACAGCGAGTCGTACTCAGCCTAGATGCCCCCACCAGCAAAGGCAGGGGCCAAGGAACCTACCAGTCCCACTATGTCGTAGCAGCCAGCAAGACCTTACCTGCGCCTGAAGCCTTACCCGATCAGATCTTGGGCGCTCTATGGCTGCCCTATCTCACCGCCTGGGGTTGCCTGATCTGGAAACAAAATCTGCAACCGGGGCAACGAGTACTGATTTCAGCCGCCAGCAGCAGCGTTGCCATCGCCGCCGCCCAGATTGCCAAACACTACGGCAGTTTGGCCGTCGGCACCACCACTCAGGCCCAGAAAGTGGCCAAGCTAGAAGCCATGCCAGAGGCCTGCTACGACCACCTGATCGCCACCAGCCAAGACAACTGGTATCGCCAAGCCAAACAACTCACCGGGGGCAAAGGCTTCGATGTGATTTTTGACCCCGTGGCTGCCGGTGACTTCCTGAACCAAGAAATTCGTCTGTTGGCTGAGTACGGCGCCCTGTGGATTTATGGGTTGCTGGGCCGACCCGGAACCGTCGACATCACCCCGATTATTCGTAAGCGAGCCTCAATTCGGGGGTGGCTCTTAAATGAACTTATCGGTAGTGGCGTGGAAGCAGGCGCTTATCGGCATGTGCTAGAACGAGTAGCCGATGGCAGCTATCGTCTGCCGGTGGCTGCCACCTTTCCCCTGAAGGATGTGCGCCAGGCCCATGAGTTTATGGAGCAAGGACAGCACATTGGCAAGTTGATCTTGGTGTCCTAA
- a CDS encoding DUF2330 domain-containing protein, protein MNRLLTILLIGLAFLLLAPPAEAFCGFYVAQADSSLYNQASQVAIAHHHHHTTLTMANDYQGDVSEFALVVPVPTVIAPEQVQIADPAIMQRLDSFSAPRLVYYPETIAPCSELQHLLWPYTLASGGIAQLESRRDQAASALGVTVESRFTLGEYDILVLSAEASDGLETWLRQNDYRLPQGVSQVLKPYIRQGMKFFVARVNLAEFDRLGYQILRPLQINYESPRFMLPIRLGMVNADGEQDLIVYLLSSRGRAETTNYRLLEIPTDDTLPGFVADDFGAVYPTIFRHAHQRAGGNVAFLEYAWDMSWCDPCAADPLSRDELEQAGVSWLDHQGGPPNVYLTRLHVRYRRDTFPEDLVFQETGNRRNFQGRYVIKRRSVSDTDAGACLQQTLSHLRSDWQRTREADSTSNDFPTFLRHYLLNEAGWTTPIAGVAVSIPVSMPTPIR, encoded by the coding sequence ATGAATCGCCTCTTAACTATCCTCTTGATCGGTCTCGCGTTTCTCCTGCTGGCACCGCCAGCGGAGGCCTTCTGTGGCTTCTATGTGGCTCAGGCCGACAGCAGTTTGTATAACCAGGCCTCTCAAGTTGCGATCGCACACCATCATCACCACACCACCCTGACCATGGCCAATGACTACCAAGGGGATGTCTCAGAATTTGCCTTGGTGGTGCCAGTGCCGACGGTAATTGCACCAGAGCAGGTGCAGATTGCCGATCCTGCCATCATGCAGCGGTTGGATAGCTTCAGTGCTCCCCGGTTGGTGTACTACCCCGAGACCATCGCCCCCTGCAGTGAGCTCCAACATTTACTGTGGCCTTACACCCTCGCCTCTGGCGGGATAGCCCAACTGGAAAGCCGACGCGACCAAGCCGCCTCAGCCTTGGGCGTGACGGTGGAATCGCGCTTTACCCTAGGAGAGTACGACATTCTGGTGTTGAGTGCTGAAGCATCAGACGGGCTAGAGACCTGGCTGCGACAGAACGACTATCGCTTGCCTCAGGGAGTCAGTCAGGTATTAAAGCCCTACATTCGTCAGGGCATGAAGTTCTTCGTGGCCCGGGTCAATTTGGCTGAATTTGACCGCCTCGGCTACCAGATCCTGCGGCCGCTGCAAATTAACTACGAGTCTCCCCGGTTCATGCTGCCCATTCGTCTGGGCATGGTGAATGCCGACGGTGAGCAGGATCTGATTGTTTACCTACTATCTTCCCGGGGACGGGCCGAGACCACTAACTACCGCCTGTTAGAGATTCCGACCGATGACACCCTGCCTGGCTTTGTGGCCGACGATTTTGGTGCTGTGTACCCGACCATCTTCCGGCACGCCCATCAACGGGCTGGGGGCAACGTCGCCTTCCTCGAATATGCCTGGGACATGAGCTGGTGTGATCCTTGCGCCGCTGATCCCCTCAGCCGCGACGAGCTGGAGCAGGCTGGCGTCTCCTGGTTAGACCATCAAGGGGGCCCCCCCAATGTCTATCTCACCCGGCTGCATGTACGCTACCGTCGCGACACCTTCCCCGAAGATCTGGTGTTTCAAGAAACCGGCAATCGTCGCAACTTTCAGGGACGCTATGTGATCAAACGCCGCTCCGTCAGCGACACCGATGCCGGAGCATGCCTACAGCAGACGCTGAGCCACCTGCGAAGTGACTGGCAGCGAACTCGGGAAGCCGATTCCACCTCGAATGACTTTCCCACCTTCCTGCGACATTATCTGCTGAATGAGGCCGGGTGGACGACGCCAATCGCTGGAGTGGCCGTGTCTATCCCAGTTTCGATGCCGACGCCGATCCGCTGA
- a CDS encoding N-acetylmuramoyl-L-alanine amidase, with translation MSALVVTLPVQAAQLQSWWFDSNTNRLSFLTDVGVQPRAQMIFNPTRIVVDLPGTTLGRPTAHQTFSGAVREVRVGQFDPQTARLVIELDPGYSVDPQQVEIRGIRANQWIVQLPSPQPQARSNRPSSPPVQNQITGQTVEATTRLESIVTTPDGFFLRTQGPVPELSLQRRDRKDGPRQITIDLLDTSISERLRSVGLPENRYSIRSWEVQQLASSPPQARITLTLDDASPDWRVTASNLGGIIVVPPAGVSINTIPDQAPTVAASTTTTEPAPSAASQSPAAVPIVPTPAADEPPRPTPNVQAATVPNERVVVVIDPGHGGRDPGAVGIAGLQEKQVIFPISLRVRELLEQQGVQVVMTRYDDRTLELQTRVDIAERADADLFVSIHANAINLSRPDVNGIETYYFSAAGRRLAEVMHASMLSASGMNDRGVRQARFFVLRRTSMPATLLEVGFVTGAQDAPRLSDPAWRERMAGAIAQGILRYIQQNF, from the coding sequence ATGAGTGCCCTGGTGGTGACTCTACCGGTCCAAGCAGCCCAGCTGCAATCCTGGTGGTTTGATAGTAATACGAACCGGTTGAGCTTCCTCACCGATGTGGGGGTGCAACCCAGGGCCCAAATGATTTTCAACCCCACCCGCATTGTGGTGGATCTGCCTGGCACTACTCTGGGACGCCCGACAGCCCATCAAACTTTCTCGGGAGCCGTGCGGGAGGTGCGGGTAGGCCAATTTGATCCTCAGACTGCCCGTCTTGTCATCGAGCTTGACCCTGGCTACAGCGTAGATCCTCAACAGGTGGAAATTCGAGGGATTCGGGCCAATCAATGGATCGTTCAATTACCCTCGCCTCAACCCCAAGCCAGGAGTAATCGTCCCAGTTCCCCACCGGTTCAAAATCAGATCACGGGCCAGACCGTAGAGGCGACGACCCGGTTAGAGAGCATCGTTACTACCCCCGATGGCTTCTTTTTGCGGACCCAGGGACCAGTCCCGGAGCTATCACTGCAGCGACGCGATCGCAAAGATGGCCCTCGTCAAATCACCATCGACTTGCTGGATACCTCGATTTCAGAGCGGCTGCGCTCAGTGGGATTGCCGGAAAATCGCTACAGTATCCGCTCCTGGGAGGTCCAGCAGCTGGCATCATCACCGCCCCAAGCCAGAATCACCCTGACCCTGGATGACGCCAGTCCCGATTGGCGAGTGACCGCCAGCAACTTGGGAGGCATCATTGTCGTGCCCCCGGCTGGGGTGTCCATCAACACGATTCCGGATCAGGCCCCGACAGTAGCAGCCAGCACCACGACCACCGAGCCGGCCCCCAGCGCAGCATCACAGTCACCGGCGGCAGTTCCCATCGTACCCACGCCAGCTGCGGATGAGCCGCCGAGGCCGACCCCCAACGTCCAAGCTGCCACCGTGCCCAATGAACGGGTGGTGGTGGTCATCGATCCGGGCCATGGGGGGCGTGATCCAGGGGCGGTGGGTATTGCTGGGTTACAGGAAAAGCAGGTGATTTTCCCGATCTCGCTGCGGGTGCGGGAGCTGCTGGAACAGCAAGGCGTCCAGGTGGTGATGACTCGCTATGATGATCGCACCCTGGAACTGCAAACCCGGGTGGATATTGCCGAGCGGGCCGATGCCGACCTGTTTGTCAGCATCCATGCCAATGCCATTAATCTGAGTCGACCCGATGTCAATGGCATCGAGACCTACTACTTTTCAGCGGCGGGGCGACGGCTGGCCGAGGTGATGCACGCTAGTATGCTAAGTGCTTCCGGCATGAATGACCGTGGGGTCCGCCAAGCCCGGTTCTTTGTGCTGCGACGGACTTCTATGCCAGCCACCCTGTTGGAGGTGGGCTTTGTCACCGGTGCCCAAGATGCCCCCCGGCTATCGGATCCGGCCTGGCGGGAGCGGATGGCTGGCGCCATTGCCCAAGGAATTTTGCGCTATATTCAGCAGAATTTTTAA
- a CDS encoding ABC transporter substrate-binding protein, with protein sequence MSQRKNEAPALILALITTAALLGGMTWWLNKQGFLGGVLPGSPAPTAQSDQAASAIPVPQRLSTGQRILVVNQSSPQKLAGVDAIASENYDQAVKQLEASLQANRNDPEALIYLNNARIGQGDSFTLAVAVPAATAVDPAQEILRGVAQAQATLNQTGGVNGTPIKVMIVSDDNSPEVAAEVAPALTEHSDILGVVGHFGSATTLAASEVYEAEGVPVISPTSTSVSISGAGDYVFRTVPSDSFTATTLSRYLVGDLGRQNAVIYFNAESDYSKSLKEEFTTALYSDGGQVLAEYDLAAPDFSAGNTLESAIQQGAEVIVLASNTATLDQALQVVAVNRQRLAMLGGDSVYNPKTLQVGGEAAVGMVVAVPWMLLSTPNSDFVTTSRQLWGGDVNWRTAMAYDATLALAAALEQAPSREGVQQALSAPSFQVEGATGPIRFLPSGDRNQAMQLGDRRTWFPLWLWL encoded by the coding sequence ATGTCGCAGCGAAAGAATGAAGCCCCAGCCCTGATTTTGGCCTTGATTACAACCGCAGCACTCCTGGGCGGAATGACTTGGTGGTTGAATAAGCAAGGATTTTTAGGGGGAGTGTTGCCGGGGTCACCAGCGCCGACTGCCCAGTCTGATCAGGCAGCTTCAGCCATCCCTGTCCCCCAAAGGCTGAGCACTGGGCAGCGGATCTTGGTGGTTAATCAATCGTCGCCGCAGAAACTGGCCGGCGTGGATGCGATCGCATCTGAGAATTATGACCAGGCTGTTAAGCAGCTCGAGGCGTCATTGCAGGCCAACCGCAACGACCCAGAGGCCCTGATCTATCTCAACAATGCTCGCATTGGCCAGGGCGATAGTTTTACCCTAGCCGTCGCTGTACCCGCGGCCACCGCCGTTGACCCGGCCCAGGAGATTCTACGGGGGGTGGCCCAGGCTCAAGCCACCCTGAATCAAACCGGGGGCGTCAATGGTACCCCGATTAAGGTGATGATCGTCAGCGACGACAACAGCCCAGAGGTGGCTGCCGAGGTGGCCCCAGCCTTGACCGAGCACTCAGACATCCTCGGCGTCGTGGGTCACTTTGGCAGTGCCACCACCCTAGCCGCCAGCGAAGTCTACGAGGCCGAAGGGGTGCCTGTTATTTCCCCCACCAGTACCTCCGTCAGCATTTCTGGGGCTGGCGACTATGTATTTCGCACCGTCCCCAGTGATAGTTTTACGGCCACTACCCTGTCTCGCTATCTCGTCGGTGATCTGGGTCGGCAAAATGCCGTCATCTACTTCAACGCCGAGAGTGACTACAGCAAATCCTTGAAGGAGGAATTTACCACCGCTCTCTATAGCGATGGCGGCCAAGTGCTAGCCGAGTATGACTTGGCGGCGCCCGATTTCAGCGCTGGCAACACACTGGAGTCGGCAATTCAGCAAGGGGCTGAGGTGATTGTGCTGGCCTCAAATACGGCCACCCTAGACCAGGCCCTACAGGTAGTTGCCGTCAATCGCCAACGGCTGGCCATGCTGGGCGGCGATAGTGTCTACAATCCCAAAACCCTACAAGTTGGTGGCGAAGCCGCCGTTGGCATGGTGGTGGCGGTGCCCTGGATGCTGCTGTCGACCCCCAATAGCGATTTTGTCACCACCTCCCGCCAACTCTGGGGCGGCGATGTCAATTGGCGCACGGCCATGGCCTACGATGCCACCTTGGCCCTAGCCGCTGCCCTGGAGCAAGCCCCTAGCCGCGAGGGAGTTCAGCAGGCCTTATCAGCGCCTAGCTTTCAAGTCGAGGGGGCCACGGGACCGATTCGATTCTTGCCGTCCGGGGATCGCAACCAGGCCATGCAACTGGGTGACCGTAGAACCTGGTTCCCGCTCTGGCTCTGGCTATGA
- a CDS encoding HTTM domain-containing protein, with protein MARPGLHSRQVFIAASPTAWLRPLVQHLIQHLFTPIDIASLVYFRIAFGAIMLWEIWRYFSKGWISRYWIDPVMNFTYYGFDWVTPLPGPGMYILLAGLGILALAIMVGWHYRLSALLFFLGFTYSFLLEQARYLNHFYLICLISFLMIWLPAHRAFSVDARRRPEIAAQAASAWTLWLLRAQLGLVYFYAGVAKLNPDWFAGEPLRTWLAARTDFPVIGHLFTTEWMVYLLSYGGLLLDLGATPFLLWRRTRPVAFGCVVLFHLMNVRLFSIGIFPWFMIAATALFFPPSFPRQLLAHLRGWLGLDSVQAGRPPNRRQMSRVAPIRMKRSAILAGLGLYLGWQLLFPLRHFLYPGNVNWTYEGHQYSWHMKLLSKRTEVEFWVFHPDSQTAWTVTPEDYLARWQARKIGSRPDLIVQFSHFLAAAAERSGYPGVEVRARVMQSLNGRSPQLLVDPSVDLAAEQRTLAPKPWLQPLMEISPSELQS; from the coding sequence ATGGCTAGACCTGGTCTCCATTCCCGTCAGGTATTCATCGCGGCATCTCCTACGGCGTGGCTTCGGCCCTTGGTCCAACATTTGATCCAACATCTATTTACCCCCATCGACATTGCCAGCCTAGTCTATTTCCGCATCGCCTTTGGTGCCATCATGCTGTGGGAGATCTGGCGCTACTTCAGTAAGGGCTGGATCAGTCGTTACTGGATCGATCCAGTGATGAACTTTACCTACTACGGCTTCGACTGGGTCACGCCCCTGCCGGGTCCCGGCATGTACATTCTATTGGCAGGCTTGGGCATTCTAGCCCTGGCGATCATGGTGGGCTGGCACTATCGCCTCAGCGCCCTATTATTCTTCCTGGGCTTTACCTACAGCTTCTTACTGGAGCAGGCACGCTACCTGAATCATTTCTACCTCATCTGTCTCATCAGCTTTTTGATGATCTGGCTGCCCGCCCATCGAGCCTTTTCGGTGGACGCCCGACGGCGACCTGAGATCGCCGCCCAGGCAGCCTCGGCCTGGACCCTATGGCTGTTACGGGCTCAATTAGGTTTGGTCTATTTCTATGCCGGGGTGGCTAAACTCAACCCCGATTGGTTTGCCGGAGAACCCCTGCGCACTTGGCTAGCTGCCCGCACTGACTTTCCCGTGATTGGTCATCTATTCACCACCGAATGGATGGTCTATTTGCTGAGTTATGGCGGCCTGCTCCTGGATCTGGGGGCAACTCCCTTCCTGTTATGGCGCCGCACTCGTCCGGTAGCCTTTGGCTGTGTGGTGCTGTTTCACCTGATGAATGTCCGCCTCTTCTCCATTGGTATCTTTCCCTGGTTCATGATTGCCGCCACGGCTCTGTTCTTTCCGCCCTCTTTTCCCCGCCAGCTTCTGGCCCATCTGCGTGGTTGGCTAGGCCTCGATTCAGTCCAAGCTGGCAGGCCACCCAACCGACGACAGATGTCTCGCGTGGCCCCTATCCGCATGAAACGCTCAGCCATTTTGGCTGGCTTGGGCCTGTATTTAGGCTGGCAACTGCTCTTTCCGCTGCGCCATTTTCTCTATCCCGGCAACGTTAATTGGACCTATGAGGGTCATCAATACTCGTGGCACATGAAGCTGCTGAGCAAACGCACAGAGGTTGAGTTTTGGGTGTTCCATCCCGATAGCCAGACCGCTTGGACGGTAACCCCAGAAGACTATTTGGCCCGTTGGCAGGCGCGTAAAATCGGTAGCCGTCCCGATTTGATCGTGCAATTTAGTCATTTCCTGGCAGCGGCGGCTGAGCGTTCTGGGTATCCAGGGGTTGAGGTGAGAGCTAGAGTCATGCAGTCTCTCAACGGTCGTTCCCCCCAACTTCTAGTGGATCCCAGCGTTGATCTGGCGGCAGAACAGCGGACCCTGGCTCCAAAACCCTGGCTGCAGCCCCTGATGGAGATAAGCCCCTCTGAGCTCCAATCGTGA